In Mytilus trossulus isolate FHL-02 chromosome 10, PNRI_Mtr1.1.1.hap1, whole genome shotgun sequence, the DNA window aaaatgtagtatctgtatctgtatgttACACAGTGCAGGATCCGATCGCGGATATATGCGCACTGGAAGGAGAGCGGGTTGGTTAGTCCAACCATTGGAGGGCAGCCGTGAAACCCTCAACTGTCTTCTGACATGCAGTTACCTCGTCCAGATAGTTCCACTCAACTattgtttttggaaaaaaaaagttctttcGAATGTCTGTTTTGCAGTCTATTAATTTATACGATCTGCTATTTCTGGTTTCTTGTCTTTCCACTATGTTTGAATATTGGAAGTCACTAAAGTTTTTTGCTTTGACTTggcgtagtatctattgatacatgttcaaaaatattataaaaatgataggtcaccgcgcattttctcaagctacaggttgtgacagtatgacaaattttgtattggaaaaaacacaattttgtgaaaagaaattaaacgaaatgatagaattgtaaaataaattaggaaaagatagctttcagacactgctttgagaatatcaaaagaaaagatagggtcaccgtacgttttttacggctaaaagacaaaataagaaaatttcatgtagagtccttcagaaaatgcactgttttagagttaccttcccttaaaatgccaatttgaaaatattcaaaaacaatctaaaataattcacacttgtaaaaatattaatatttctaagttatattcttataaattagttcttttgaatgaaaattcacattaaatatgtGCATTACTGCATAAAATTTGCTAACTTGCTAGAAAATAttgaccttagattctctgttttttacaatccaagatggcgaaagacacccataccaccttaaacggttgtattatgtatataatactataattttatattttcagtgtCCTGACGAAGGTTGCTGGATATGGAACAGCTATAACTTGTAATAGAACCAAACACACACTGCCTGACTTACCATATGATTACAATGCCTTGGAGCCGTATGTTTCTGCTGAAATCATGCAGTTACATCATTCAAAACACCACAATACCTATGTCAACAACTTAAATGTGGCTGAAGAAAAGTTAGCTGAAGCTGTggcaaaaagtaaaagaattaGGACatcttatttgtatttaaaagtaACACACAgcaagtatataaaaaagaagttgtggtatgattgctaataagacaactcttTTCAATGaaaccaaatgatacagaaattaaaaactatagtaTAGGTTACCATACTGCCTTTTACAATGAACCGGGCCTATATTAATTGCAACTAAAATGCAGTCCTTTGACACAGAGagacaaacaattattaaaaccTGTTGAAAAAATCCTCATTTTGCTGCATGTAACTGAATCTGAAACACATACAATTTGATACTTTTAAACTTAAAGTTGAAAGGACCAATGCATGACTTCAAATTTGGATTGCTTGCTTACATTTGAAATTCCATGAAATTTCagtttattgttatttgttagCCATTAGTTTCCTTAGAATGAGTTCATTTTACTTTAGCTTTACATCCACAACAAAAATGatgtattaataaaattttaaagctAAATTACTCATAAAAGACTgttatttggcttttaaacaaattaatgttTAGAAAATACTCAAATTAGAGTTAgttttattctataaataaactaaaataaaactgtgtagaagaaaatacaaaatcttGTAGATTTAATTGGATATCTCAAGGTGCCACAATCAggacaaacatgacaaaagtaTTCCAAAGTTCATAAAATGACAGCCTCTATCAAATTGGCAAACATATCTGACTTTTATTAGATTGCCAATTATTAATTCCCAAAGACAATGGCAGTCTTTTATAACCTAAAAATGTGGCTTATTGAATCATATACTCCCCTCCTTttggatatatataaaatactgaTGTATCTGTGTTCATCAATAGATCTGTAGCTTATTTCTATTGTACAGTATTTTTATCAGCAACTTCAAGTCATTGATATATAAGAACTAGCTTCGTTTCATACAGCCAAACTCTGTGATTTGTACAAGTTCCTTCTATATATTTTATCTCACGTTTTTTTTGGGaactcaaatctttgaaaatctTCTTGAACTATacagaaattttaaacacatttcATACAACAACTTCAAGTAGATAGCATGTCTTCTTGTATATATAATAGCATCATGCTTCATCTTGTTATATCATACTAAGTATCACTTTGAGGTTTCTTCTCCAGGTGAACAAAAGCACGCAATACATGTTGTTTTTAACACTGTTCATATAACTATATAACTTTTATCTCACCTGAAATTAAATTTCTAGAAATCATGTAAATCAAGCAAACTTTGCAGTTTGTTTTCCATATACTTTTGTTCAAATGtataagtttatatttatattgaagcATCAAATTCCTGTTTTTTATCAGATTCGATTTTTAACACATACCTTACTTTCATTGTAGATAATGTCAATCAGATTATCCAATTACAACCAGCTCTGAAATTTAATGGAGGAGGGCATTTGAATCATTCAATATTCTGGGAAGTGTTAAGTCCAAATGGAGGAGGGCTTCCCTCAGGGGATTTAAAGGAAATGATAATTCGTGATTTTGACTCGTTTGATAAAATGAAGAAACAAGTTTCTGATGCAGCAGTAGCAGTCCAGGGATCAGGATGGTCATGGCTAGGGTATAATCCAGTCAGTGGTAGATTAAGAATTGCAGCCTGTGCTAATCAAGACCCTCTACTGCCCACTACAGGTACATACCAACAGGGGTCggattactgtaaattcagaaatttatgcattcatttaagaattgaatgcttctttttgtaaatttattggggtgtaaaagcgttgaccgaagtacattttgtatgaagggcggaagcgcttcattctaaaaatgtacgcacggtcaacgcttttacaaccctataaagttacaaaaagaagcattcaatacttataattacatttttttagctaggatcatgaaaacacgatttttatccagatttttttaattcacctgtgcactttttttgtggacctcgtgtcatcatgcatgataaatgttattgtctcatgcaattgtttacggaataacatgtgatgtgctgttagccaatcagaataacatattataatgaaacatacatctaatgtaattattcactattgtgattttgtaattttagtctaaataggattttaatttttgtcatagtgagaaaaatcctgtttaatgcatatacaaaatttgaaaatgtgagTTTCgattattgcgattataaccctgtcacatttttcacaataataaaaataatttctgaatttacagttataAACAGTCAGTAGTAGACGGACAATTTAATCCTTTTATTTGTCCAATCGAATACAGTCTTGATGTCATGTAGCAAAATAACCACAAGAGTTGAAATATCTCCAGTATCTTAtgtcatataaaacaaaattctcTGTAGTTAGGGCTACTTCATTTTTACATGTCTACAGAAATTCAGAACCATCAAGTGAGGGAACAGAAGTAATCACTTACAATCTGTTGACTGTGcaattgaaataattgataaaaaaaaaatactattgatCAATGGAGTAACCAAGATGGATCAAGTTGGGGGATAAAAAGCTTTAGTCAAGTCCATATGTTAAAAGTTCAATACCAG includes these proteins:
- the LOC134687550 gene encoding superoxide dismutase [Mn], mitochondrial-like, with amino-acid sequence MLSSSASVLRSVLTKVAGYGTAITCNRTKHTLPDLPYDYNALEPYVSAEIMQLHHSKHHNTYVNNLNVAEEKLAEAVAKNNVNQIIQLQPALKFNGGGHLNHSIFWEVLSPNGGGLPSGDLKEMIIRDFDSFDKMKKQVSDAAVAVQGSGWSWLGYNPVSGRLRIAACANQDPLLPTTGLIPLFGIDVWEHAYYLQYKNVRPDYVSAIWNIVNWENVASRLQEAKMEN